The nucleotide sequence AGACATCGAGCTCTTGAACAGTGCAGAGCGACTTCAATCACATATGGTTGAAGCAGCAGAAAGCTGCGGTGCAACTGTTCTCTCAGTTCAAGCCAAGCAATTTGAACCACAAGGCGCTACCGTTCTCGTATTATTGTCGGAGAGCCACCTGTCTATTCACACTTACCCTGAGAGAGGCTTCGCTGCAATCGATTGTTACACATGTGGCGAAACAGTTGATCCTCAGCTCGCGATCGACTACCTGGTCAATGTACTGAAACCAGAAAAAACTTTTGCGAAGAAATTGGTCCGCGGACTTGGTGAAATGCAAGTGGAAGAGCCAAGAATCAAGCTGGTCGAACTCGTATAATACGTAAGTTCCGGAAGCCATGAGGCAAATGCCTTGTGGCTTTTGTCTATGTCCATCACTTATAAATTGTATTTTTGTTGGAATAGGTAAAGCGCAAGTCGCCGACAATAATAAGAGTGCTGTCACGGATATTCGAAAAGTGTTCAAAATTGGATTTTTGGACCCTTTGGAAGTGTGATATAATTAACAGTATTGTTTTACTTGTTCGTATACAGTTCTCAAGGGAGGTGAGTGCTCGTGCATCTAATTATGGTTGGTCTAAATTATCGTACTGCTCCAGTTGAAGTACGTGAACGATTTGCTGTATTAGAGCAAGAGTTGCCAGCCGCACTGGATGCGTTGAAGCAGACGACGAGCATCCTCGAGGGCGTAGTTGTTGCGACATGTAACCGTACGGAAGTTTATGCAGTCGTAGACCGTTTGCACCTCTGTGGACACTTTATCCGTAACTTTATGGAACGGTGGTTTGACATTCCTGTCCATGAGTTCACATCGCATCTCTATATGTATGAAGATGATCAGGCGGTTAACCATCTATTCAGAGTAACGAGTGGTCTTGATTCCATGATCATCGGAGAGACTCAAATTTTAGGACAAGTCAAAGACGCATTTTTGCTTGCACAGCAACAGAAAATGACGGGGACGCTATTTAATCGACTGTTCAAACAAGCAATAACGTTAGCTAAGCGCGCTCATTCACGTACATCCATTGGGGAAAATGCAGTGAGTGTCAGCTATGCTGCAGTTGAGCTTGGCAAGCGAATTTTCGGACGGTTCGATAATAAGAAGGTAATGATAGTAGGTGCGGGTAAGATGAGTGAACTCACCGCACAGCATTTGCATAGTAACGGTGCTAACGATGTAGTGGTTGTTAATCGGACGATCGAAAAAGCGCAGGAGCTTGCTTCTAAATTTCAAGGTCGAGCTCTTGCTATGGACAATGCCTATCAGCAATTAGAGGATGCGGATATTGTCATTAGTAGTACTGGAGCCGAGCGATTTATTATTTCGCGAAGCCATGTGGAAGCTGCAATGATGAAGCGGAAGAAGAGACCGCTATTCCTAGTCGATATAGCTGTGCCGCGCGATATTGACCCAGCATGTGGCGACATTCCTAACGTATTTCTTTATGATATCGATGATCTTGAAGGTATTGTAGAGAATAATCTTGATCAGCGTCGAAAAGAAGCGGTGTTGATTGAAGAGATGATTGAGTTAGAGCAGGAAGCCTATCAGGATTGGTATGCGACTTTAGGCGTTAGACCGCTCATTCGCGCACTGCAAGAAAAAGCAGAAACGATTCATGAAACGACTCTTGATAGCATCATGCGCAAGCTTCCAGAATTGGATGAGCGTCAAGAAAAAGTGATTCGCAAGTTGACGAAGAGTATTGTAAGCCAGATGATTCATGACCCCATTCTAAGAATTAAGGAACTATCTGCACAGCGACGTAGCGAAGATGCAATGAAGCTATTTGTCGAACTTTTCGATCTGAAGGATCAAGTGACCCAGCTTAAGCTTGAGGAGAAATTACGCCAAGAAGCTGCAATGAATGCGAAGGTGATTGAAGCGAAGTCAAGCACCGGTCTAGATGTGGATGGATTGTTGTCCAAGCTCGCAAGTGCGCTTCACTAATGTCTGAGAATCGGGAGGCGCTGCCCCCATGATGACCCAAGATTGGTTAACCGATGCCGTACTTTATATTTATGCCCTGAGCCTAATTTTTTTCGTATCTGATGCCGCTTCTGGCAATCGGAGTGTGAGGAAAATCGGGACAGGGCTGCTTGTTTTTGTATGGGTGATCCAAACTGTCTACTTACTTGTGATTCTTATTCAGAGCTTTACGAATCCCGAATTAACGTCACGTGAATATTTGTTTTACGTCTCATGGCTACTCGTCTCAGCTTCTTTTATACTGAACAGATGGCTTCGAACTGAGATGTTGGTTCTACTCGTAAATGTAGTTGGTTTTGGTGTATTGGCGTTAAATTTCATGCAAGTACCAAGGCAACATATGAAGCTGTCAACAGAAGAGGTTGTTCGTCGCTTGCTTGTCGTTCACATTAGCTTTATTACGTTAGCTTTTGCAGTGTTGACGATTTCTGCGTTACTTGGCGGAATGTACTTATTTCTCCATTCGCGGTTGAAGAAGAAGCGATGGTCACCTGTACTTGGTCGGATGCCTAGTCTAGAAAAGATTGATCTCTTTTCGTCCCGTCTTGCTCTGATCGGTATTCCCTTGTTTTTACTCGCACTATCAACAGGAACGGTCTCCTTGTTAATCGATTACGATCCTAATAATCTATTGGACCTGCAGGTGATCATGGCGTATGCTGCCGCAGTTGCCTATATCCTCTATATATTTCGTAGTAAAATATCTCGTGACAATGATGTCATGCTTGCGATGTGGAATCTTGTTGCGTATTTGTTTTTACTTGTTGATTTTTTAGCGAGTACGATTTCTTCCTATCATCAATGGTTCTAGATTGGAGGCGGTAAGCGGTGTCCCAATGGTATCCGGTGCTGCTAAACATGAGTTCTCATCGTTGTGTGGTAATGGGTGGTGGTCCAGTTGCTGAACGAAAGGTGCGAGGGTTATTAGAAGCGGGCGCACAGATTCGTCTCATTAGCCCGACAATCACTTCTCAATTGCAACAAATGGTAAAAGATGGGGATATTGAATATTGTGCGCGTGAAGCAGTGGACACAGATTTAGACGACGCAACACTTGTATTCATAGCAACGAATCAATCGACTGTTAATCAAGATATGGCTGTCAAAGCTAGATCTCGAGGGGTGCTAGTTAACGTTGCTGAGGAAAGTACCAGTGGTGATTTCATTGTTCCAGCAACGTTGCGACGCGGAAATCTTGTGATGGCTGTCAGTGCTTCAGGAGAAGGACCTGCGCTTGCATCTCGAATTATTGGAGAGCTTGCTGAGCAATATGGGCCGGAATATGAGCATCTAATTGATATTTTGGGTGAAATTCGTACGATCGTGAAACGGGAAGTTAGCGATGCTAACGAGCGACACAATCTGTTAAGAGCAGCGGTCACCGAAGATGCACTTCGCGAATGGAGCGAAGCAGCTCACTTGGATGATACGGAGCAATTGTTAGCGCGTCTAAGACAAAGAGCGTATGAAGAAAAGGGGTAGTGAATAATGCGACACATTATCGTCGGCAGCAGACAAAGCGCATTGGCGCTTACACAGACGAATCAGACGATAGATCAACTGCGCGAGCTATGTGCAGCCAACAATCTAGCGTACACATTTGAAGTGAAACCGATTATTACGCGTGGAGATCGAATTTTGGATGTTACGTTATCCAAAGTTGGAGGTAAAGGCTTATTCGTGAAAGAAATTGAGCAAGCGCTGCTTGATGAAGAGATCGATTTCGCAATACATAGTATGAAGGATATGCCGTTCGAGCTTCCTGAAGGGCTTATCGTAGGTGCTGTCCCGGTGAGAGAGGATGCACGTGATTGCGTCATTACGAATAAAGCTCACAGCTTAGAGGAGCTCCCTCAAGGAGCACGGATTGGAACAAGCAGTCTCAGAAGAGCAGCTCAACTGCAAGCGTTCAGATCCGATTTTCAGATTGAATCTATTCGTGGCAATATCGATACGAGACTTCGCAAGCTGCAAGAAGGTGAATTCGATGCCATATTGCTCGCAGGTGCAGGGATGCATCGGATGGGGTGGAAGGATAAAATTACAGATTATATCCCTGCCAGCCTCTGCTTACCCGCTGTAGGTCAAGGAGCATTAGCAGTGGAATGCCGTGAAGCGGATCAAGAGGTTCGACAATTATTACAATTGCTGAATGATCCAACAACAGAGCGTACTGTGGCTGCTGAACGTCGTTTGCTAGGGCTGCTCAATGGCGGCTGCCAAGTACCGATTGGAGCGTATGCCGTTGAACATAGTGATGATCCAACTATGCTAACTTTGACAGGAATGGTCGCAGCACCAGATGGCAGTACTGTGCTCAAGGAGTCTTTTTCAGGAACAGATCCAGAACAAGTAGGCGAGCAAGTGGCACAGGCGTTGTTGAACCGTGGAGCAGGACAATTGCTAGTGGAAGTGAGTGAATAGTCGAATGATTGGCAAAGTGTACTTGGTCGGAGCTGGTCCAGGCGATCCTAAGCTCATTACCATTAGAGGGCTAGAGGCTTTAAAGCGATGTGATGTCGTTGTATATGACCGATTAGCTAGTCCCCAGTTACTTCATGCTACTAGACCTGAAGCTGAGCAAATCTATGTCGGTAAACGTACAGATCGTCATATTATGAAGCAGGAGCAGATCAATCAAATGTTGGTCGATCTTGCGCTCGAGGGTAAAATGGTCGTGCGGTTGAAGGGCGGAGATCCAACCGTTTTCGGGCGAGTCGGCGAGGAAGCGGATGCATTAAGAGCTAACGGGATCATCTATGAAATCATTCCCGGAATAACCTCTGCGATTGCCGTACCAGCATATGCGGGTATACCGGTTACACATCGTGACATATCCTCATCCTTCTCTGTTATAACCGGCCATGAAAGTCCAGATAAGCTCGATCAATCGATCCAATGGGACAAAGTAACGAACGC is from Candidatus Cohnella colombiensis and encodes:
- the speD gene encoding adenosylmethionine decarboxylase; amino-acid sequence: MEYSTFGRHVAVDTWGGDIELLNSAERLQSHMVEAAESCGATVLSVQAKQFEPQGATVLVLLSESHLSIHTYPERGFAAIDCYTCGETVDPQLAIDYLVNVLKPEKTFAKKLVRGLGEMQVEEPRIKLVELV
- the hemA gene encoding glutamyl-tRNA reductase, with amino-acid sequence MHLIMVGLNYRTAPVEVRERFAVLEQELPAALDALKQTTSILEGVVVATCNRTEVYAVVDRLHLCGHFIRNFMERWFDIPVHEFTSHLYMYEDDQAVNHLFRVTSGLDSMIIGETQILGQVKDAFLLAQQQKMTGTLFNRLFKQAITLAKRAHSRTSIGENAVSVSYAAVELGKRIFGRFDNKKVMIVGAGKMSELTAQHLHSNGANDVVVVNRTIEKAQELASKFQGRALAMDNAYQQLEDADIVISSTGAERFIISRSHVEAAMMKRKKRPLFLVDIAVPRDIDPACGDIPNVFLYDIDDLEGIVENNLDQRRKEAVLIEEMIELEQEAYQDWYATLGVRPLIRALQEKAETIHETTLDSIMRKLPELDERQEKVIRKLTKSIVSQMIHDPILRIKELSAQRRSEDAMKLFVELFDLKDQVTQLKLEEKLRQEAAMNAKVIEAKSSTGLDVDGLLSKLASALH
- the ccsA gene encoding cytochrome c biogenesis protein CcsA, whose product is MMTQDWLTDAVLYIYALSLIFFVSDAASGNRSVRKIGTGLLVFVWVIQTVYLLVILIQSFTNPELTSREYLFYVSWLLVSASFILNRWLRTEMLVLLVNVVGFGVLALNFMQVPRQHMKLSTEEVVRRLLVVHISFITLAFAVLTISALLGGMYLFLHSRLKKKRWSPVLGRMPSLEKIDLFSSRLALIGIPLFLLALSTGTVSLLIDYDPNNLLDLQVIMAYAAAVAYILYIFRSKISRDNDVMLAMWNLVAYLFLLVDFLASTISSYHQWF
- a CDS encoding NAD(P)-dependent oxidoreductase, which codes for MSQWYPVLLNMSSHRCVVMGGGPVAERKVRGLLEAGAQIRLISPTITSQLQQMVKDGDIEYCAREAVDTDLDDATLVFIATNQSTVNQDMAVKARSRGVLVNVAEESTSGDFIVPATLRRGNLVMAVSASGEGPALASRIIGELAEQYGPEYEHLIDILGEIRTIVKREVSDANERHNLLRAAVTEDALREWSEAAHLDDTEQLLARLRQRAYEEKG
- the hemC gene encoding hydroxymethylbilane synthase produces the protein MRHIIVGSRQSALALTQTNQTIDQLRELCAANNLAYTFEVKPIITRGDRILDVTLSKVGGKGLFVKEIEQALLDEEIDFAIHSMKDMPFELPEGLIVGAVPVREDARDCVITNKAHSLEELPQGARIGTSSLRRAAQLQAFRSDFQIESIRGNIDTRLRKLQEGEFDAILLAGAGMHRMGWKDKITDYIPASLCLPAVGQGALAVECREADQEVRQLLQLLNDPTTERTVAAERRLLGLLNGGCQVPIGAYAVEHSDDPTMLTLTGMVAAPDGSTVLKESFSGTDPEQVGEQVAQALLNRGAGQLLVEVSE